A stretch of the Capsicum annuum cultivar UCD-10X-F1 chromosome 8, UCD10Xv1.1, whole genome shotgun sequence genome encodes the following:
- the LOC107839456 gene encoding ER membrane protein complex subunit 2, whose product MVTKTEEEEVNRLENQVENGGGGVWEYLCLVHKLKLRRSDMVLKHGLSILNDSKKRSALGPEEWTLYEQVAVAAMDCQSIDVAKDCIKVLQRKFPGSKRVGRLEAMLLEARGLWSEAENAYSSLLEENPFDQIVHKRRVAMAKAQGNTSAAIDWLNKYLDLFMADHEAWRELAEIYVSLQMYKQAVFCYEELILSQPTVPLYHLAYADVLYTLGGLENLQTAKKYYASTVDLTGGKCSRALFGICLCTSAIGQLTKGRSKEDKESSELQSLSAMALEKDYKQRAPSKLSVLSSTLRSLKI is encoded by the exons ATGGTAACGAAAACAGAGGAAGAAGAAGTGAACAGATTGGAGAATCAAGTTGAGAATGGAGGTGGTGGTGTTTGGGAATATCTATGCCTTGTTCATAAACTCAAGCTCCGTCGATCGGATATGGtattgaagcatgggttatccATTCTTAATGATTCCAAAAAGAGATCTGCTCTTGGACCTGAAG AATGGACCCTATATGAGCAGGTAGCTGTTGCAGCTATGGATTGTCAGTCTATTGATGTGGCAAAG GACTGCATAAAGGTTTTGCAAAGAAAGTTTCCAGGGAGCAAAAGGGTTG GCAGGCTAGAAGCTATGCTGCTAGAGGCCAGGGGATTATGGTCAGAGGCAGAAAATGCTTACTCAAGCCTTTTGGAGGAAAATCCATTTGATCAG ATTGTACATAAGAGGAGGGTAGCCATGGCAAAGGCACAAGGCAATACATCAGCAGCAATTGACTGGCTGAACAAGTATCTTGACTT ATTCATGGCTGATCATGAAGCTTGGAGAGAGCTTGCTGAAATATACGTTTCCTTGCAAAT GTACAAGCAAGCAGTGTTCTGCTATGAGGAGCTGATTTTATCTCAACCTACAGTTCCTTTATATCACCTAGCTTATGCTGAT GTGCTCTATACACTTGGTGGACTAGAAAATCTTCAGACGGCAAAGAAATATTATGCATCTACTGTTGACTTAACTGGTGGCAAGTGTAGCAGAGCACTTTTTGGCATATGTTTG TGTACGTCTGCCATCGGGCAGCTGACTAAAGGACGAAGCAAGGAGGACAAAGAGAGCTCGGAGCTTCAATCTCTGTCCGCAATGGCATTGGAAAAAGACTATAAACAGAGAGCTCCCAGCAAGCTCTCGGTTCTTAGTTCAACATTGAGAAGCTTGAAAATCTAA